The following are from one region of the Novosphingobium humi genome:
- a CDS encoding alpha/beta hydrolase, with translation MMMDRRTLLASSLLAGAAPWRAEGMMASPPATPSDDLPDAPEVISLWPGGTGPGRLHPITQEIVERSKDPALPDRAIHGISHPRMVVFRPKQPNGAAVLITPGGGYVRVVIDREGYEMARWLAARGFTCFVLFYRLPGEGWASGPDTALIDAQRAIRIIRHRAGQYGIDPARVASMGFSAGGHLCADLSSRFDAAVYAPIDAADALPARPFCSAPVYPVISMTPPLAHAGSRREMLGDHPSAAQEAAHSPDRNIPANPPPHFLLHAEDDPAVPVGNTLALRDALKAKGARVECHLFEQGGHGFGLRNAAGKPVAIWPQLWLNWAQTAGLVKPA, from the coding sequence ATGATGATGGATCGCAGGACGCTTCTGGCATCGAGCCTGCTCGCGGGGGCGGCCCCATGGCGGGCGGAGGGAATGATGGCCTCTCCGCCCGCCACCCCATCCGATGATTTGCCCGATGCGCCAGAGGTCATCTCGCTATGGCCGGGCGGGACGGGGCCGGGGCGCCTGCACCCGATCACGCAGGAGATTGTCGAAAGGTCGAAAGATCCCGCTCTGCCCGACCGCGCGATCCACGGCATTTCGCATCCGCGCATGGTGGTGTTCCGCCCGAAACAGCCCAATGGCGCGGCGGTGCTGATCACGCCGGGCGGCGGCTATGTCCGCGTGGTGATCGACCGCGAAGGCTATGAAATGGCCCGCTGGCTGGCGGCGCGCGGTTTTACCTGTTTTGTCCTGTTCTATCGCCTGCCGGGCGAGGGATGGGCCAGCGGCCCCGATACGGCCCTGATCGACGCCCAGCGGGCGATCCGCATCATCCGCCACCGTGCTGGGCAATATGGCATTGATCCCGCCCGCGTGGCCTCGATGGGCTTTTCGGCGGGCGGGCATCTGTGCGCCGATCTGTCCTCGCGTTTTGATGCGGCGGTCTATGCGCCCATTGATGCCGCGGACGCCTTGCCCGCGCGGCCTTTCTGTTCCGCGCCCGTCTATCCGGTCATCTCGATGACGCCCCCTCTGGCCCACGCCGGATCACGGCGGGAAATGCTGGGCGATCATCCCAGCGCGGCGCAAGAGGCGGCCCATTCGCCCGACCGCAACATTCCGGCCAACCCGCCCCCGCATTTCCTGCTTCACGCTGAGGATGATCCAGCCGTGCCGGTGGGCAATACGCTGGCCCTGCGCGATGCGTTGAAGGCCAAAGGGGCGCGGGTGGAATGCCATTTGTTTGAACAAGGCGGCCATGGTTTTGGCCTGCGCAATGCGGCGGGCAAGCCGGTCGCGATCTGGCCCCAGCTCTGGCTTAACTGGGCGCAAACAGCGGGGTTGGTGAAACCGGCATGA
- a CDS encoding TonB-dependent receptor produces MPHTVTRFTALRLALAASTALAAPAYAQTAPVAPGADAPAPEAIVVTGFRRSLEAALNLKKNSVAAVDAIVAEDIAKFPDQNLAESLQRIPGISIQRDGGEGRAITVRGLGAQFTRVRVNGLETVATSSDGASANRDRSFDFNVFASELFTNLVVHKTAEPSLDEGSLGAVVDLNTGNPLGGKAGLTAVANVQGSYNDLSKNLGPRLAGLLSWRNDEGTFGANISAAYSKTSTLELGNNSVRWAQAYFNSVNGTNCFYSVPGATGGVPTNYTGSYRPSSTCDQASLSFHPRIPRYGVISHERERLGLTGSIQFKPSDHTKLSIDALFSRFKENREEKWLEVLARSNEKSIDVVNPVYDANNNMVAATFNHAYVRTEHYLRQSNTTFYQIGATLDQDITDKLKVKILGGISKSDADIPLETTMLLDNRSANGFTYDYRNMASPVISYGDSVTDPSKFQLAEIRDRPSNVTNRFKTVQGNVNWDVAEGFTIKAGGVWRRFNFDSVAYLRDSAVCGSSGSDLVLGTLTCSSSTYGFPLTSAMVDTVNLGNAGQPAGTTSSWIVANLPATTAFTKLYSRTPTLDSGNVRSVQETTSGGYFEANFKGRLLGLEFGGNMGTRYAYTSQKSTGILSGNSVTVQRGYGDWLPSANLAFYPHPKVIIRAAYAKVLTRPTLGNLTPGGSIDGFNYKISYGNPQLDPYRATNYDLAVEYYFAPQSVISLAVFQKDIASFPISSSYAATFASTGLPQSALPTSSPAYINFDPNQIYQITANVNGSGARLQGMELALQMPFKFLPGKLKNIGFQGNVTLIKSNANYTITGPATNACTRATATSACTLVGVNAVYPATLLNVSKTAWNATLYYDDGKFSIRGMLSYRGPFNDSTSGTGNVFEGYGSYTSFDAAVRYKLTDSVELSLDGNNLLDTYRYRYTDASATRNYENNHFGRTIQFGARWKY; encoded by the coding sequence ATGCCTCATACCGTCACACGTTTTACAGCTTTGCGTCTGGCGCTGGCCGCGAGCACGGCGCTGGCCGCGCCCGCCTATGCGCAGACTGCGCCTGTTGCGCCCGGCGCCGATGCGCCCGCGCCAGAGGCCATTGTCGTCACCGGCTTCCGCCGTTCGCTCGAAGCCGCGCTCAACCTGAAAAAGAACTCGGTGGCCGCTGTTGATGCCATCGTGGCCGAAGACATCGCCAAGTTCCCGGACCAGAACCTTGCCGAATCGCTCCAGCGAATTCCCGGCATTTCGATCCAGCGCGATGGCGGCGAAGGTCGCGCGATCACCGTGCGCGGTCTTGGCGCGCAATTCACCCGCGTTCGGGTGAACGGCCTTGAAACCGTCGCCACCTCGTCCGATGGCGCCAGCGCCAACCGCGACCGTTCGTTCGATTTCAACGTCTTCGCCTCGGAACTCTTCACCAATCTGGTCGTCCACAAAACCGCCGAGCCTTCGCTCGATGAAGGTTCGCTGGGCGCAGTGGTGGATCTCAACACCGGCAACCCGCTGGGCGGCAAGGCAGGGTTGACAGCTGTGGCCAATGTTCAGGGCAGCTATAATGATCTGTCCAAGAACCTTGGCCCCCGTCTGGCGGGCCTGCTGAGCTGGCGCAATGACGAGGGCACCTTCGGCGCCAATATCTCGGCCGCCTATTCCAAGACCAGCACGCTGGAACTGGGCAACAATTCGGTGCGCTGGGCGCAGGCCTATTTCAACTCGGTCAACGGCACGAACTGCTTCTATTCAGTGCCCGGCGCCACGGGCGGCGTTCCCACCAATTACACCGGCAGCTATCGCCCCAGCAGCACCTGCGATCAGGCTAGCCTGTCGTTTCACCCGCGCATTCCGCGCTATGGCGTAATCAGCCACGAGCGCGAACGTCTGGGCCTGACCGGCTCGATCCAGTTCAAGCCGAGCGACCACACCAAGCTCTCGATCGACGCGCTCTTCTCGCGCTTCAAGGAAAACCGCGAGGAAAAGTGGCTCGAAGTGCTGGCCCGTTCGAATGAAAAGTCGATTGACGTGGTCAATCCCGTCTATGACGCGAACAACAACATGGTCGCGGCCACGTTCAACCACGCCTATGTCCGCACCGAACATTACCTGCGCCAATCGAACACCACCTTCTATCAGATCGGCGCGACGCTGGATCAGGACATCACCGACAAGCTGAAGGTGAAGATCCTGGGCGGCATTTCGAAATCGGACGCCGATATTCCGCTGGAAACCACCATGCTGCTCGACAATCGCAGCGCCAATGGTTTCACCTATGATTACCGCAACATGGCCTCGCCCGTCATTTCCTATGGCGACAGCGTGACCGATCCGTCCAAGTTCCAGCTGGCCGAAATCCGCGACCGCCCCTCCAATGTCACGAACCGGTTCAAGACGGTGCAGGGCAATGTGAACTGGGATGTGGCCGAAGGCTTCACCATCAAGGCGGGCGGCGTCTGGCGCCGGTTCAACTTTGATTCGGTGGCCTATCTGCGCGACAGCGCGGTGTGCGGCAGCAGCGGTTCCGACCTTGTGCTGGGCACGCTGACCTGTTCGTCGAGCACCTATGGCTTCCCGCTGACCAGCGCCATGGTCGACACGGTCAATCTGGGCAATGCGGGCCAGCCTGCGGGCACGACCAGCAGCTGGATCGTGGCCAACCTGCCCGCCACCACGGCCTTTACCAAGCTTTACAGCCGCACCCCCACGCTCGACAGCGGCAATGTGCGTTCGGTGCAGGAAACCACCTCGGGCGGCTATTTCGAGGCCAATTTCAAGGGCCGCCTGCTGGGGCTGGAATTTGGCGGCAACATGGGCACGCGCTATGCCTATACCAGCCAGAAATCGACCGGCATCCTTTCGGGCAACAGCGTGACGGTGCAGCGCGGCTATGGCGACTGGCTGCCTTCGGCCAATCTTGCCTTCTATCCGCATCCCAAGGTGATCATTCGCGCGGCCTATGCCAAGGTGCTGACGCGCCCGACGCTGGGCAATCTGACGCCGGGCGGCTCGATCGACGGGTTCAATTACAAGATCAGCTATGGCAACCCGCAGCTCGATCCCTATCGCGCCACCAATTACGATCTGGCGGTTGAATATTACTTCGCGCCCCAGTCGGTGATCTCGCTGGCCGTGTTCCAGAAAGACATCGCCAGCTTCCCGATCTCGTCCAGCTATGCGGCGACCTTTGCCTCGACCGGCCTGCCGCAAAGCGCGCTGCCGACCAGTTCGCCGGCCTATATCAACTTTGACCCCAACCAGATCTATCAGATCACGGCCAATGTGAACGGCAGCGGCGCGCGCCTTCAGGGCATGGAGCTGGCATTGCAGATGCCGTTCAAGTTCCTGCCCGGCAAGCTGAAGAATATCGGCTTTCAGGGCAACGTAACGCTGATCAAGTCGAACGCCAATTACACGATCACCGGCCCGGCCACGAATGCCTGCACCCGCGCCACGGCCACGTCGGCCTGCACGCTGGTGGGTGTCAATGCGGTCTATCCGGCCACGCTGCTCAACGTGTCCAAGACGGCGTGGAACGCCACGCTCTATTATGACGACGGCAAGTTCAGCATCCGCGGGATGCTCAGCTATCGCGGGCCGTTCAACGACAGCACCAGCGGCACGGGCAACGTGTTTGAAGGCTACGGCAGCTATACCAGCTTTGACGCGGCGGTGCGCTACAAGCTGACCGACAGCGTCGAACTCTCGCTCGACGGCAACAACCTGCTCGACACCTATCGCTATCGCTACACCGATGCGAGCGCGACGCGTAACTATGAAAACAACCATTTCGGCCGCACGATCCAATTCGGCGCGCGCTGGAAATATTAA
- a CDS encoding pectate lyase family protein has protein sequence MTFLPTPVVRHARFLLAAALLPLAAPIWGETPNAPAAANFAHPADPTKGGAGGRIIRVTTLAKDGPGSFKEAIEAKGPRIVVFEVGGVIDMGGTELVIKEPYLTIAGQTAPSPVTLIRTGIDLHGHDVIISHLRVMTGAMDKPHYSGWEPDAFSTVAAHNVVIEHCSFFWAIDENMSASGPRFSGKNVQEWRANTSHDVVFRENLAAEGLAFASHSKGEHSKGSLIHDNTTNITFYRNVWAHNVERSPLVKGGAQVAMINNIIYNPGHRAVHYNLMALEWAGHDYVTGEITAVGNVMRGGNQTDPGLPFLMLGGDGDLAYYGHDNRAVDRHGNALPMFGRYGETKAKLITSEKPLAKLDGYTILPSGDVETSVLNTVGARPWDRDPQDIRVLFFVAEGRGDIIDDEKQVGGYPHAAEKRSPFVEAAWDLTTMTPKNGIYPGQKVGPQEKLSDRDKAMRLGGV, from the coding sequence GTGACATTTTTGCCCACCCCCGTCGTTCGTCATGCCCGTTTTCTGCTGGCCGCCGCGCTTTTGCCGCTGGCCGCGCCCATCTGGGGCGAAACGCCCAATGCCCCCGCCGCCGCCAATTTCGCCCATCCCGCCGACCCCACCAAGGGTGGCGCAGGAGGCCGAATCATCCGCGTGACCACTCTGGCCAAGGATGGGCCGGGATCGTTCAAGGAGGCCATTGAGGCCAAGGGCCCGCGCATTGTCGTTTTCGAGGTCGGCGGCGTGATCGACATGGGCGGCACCGAACTGGTCATCAAGGAGCCGTACCTGACCATCGCCGGGCAAACCGCCCCCTCGCCCGTCACGCTGATTCGCACCGGCATCGACCTGCACGGCCATGACGTGATCATCAGCCACCTGCGCGTCATGACCGGCGCGATGGACAAGCCGCATTACTCGGGCTGGGAGCCGGACGCCTTTTCGACCGTTGCCGCGCACAATGTGGTGATCGAACATTGCTCCTTCTTCTGGGCCATCGACGAAAACATGTCGGCCAGCGGCCCGCGTTTCAGCGGCAAGAATGTGCAGGAGTGGCGCGCCAACACCAGCCATGACGTTGTTTTCCGCGAAAACCTTGCTGCGGAAGGCCTCGCTTTTGCCAGCCATTCCAAGGGTGAGCATTCCAAGGGCTCACTGATCCATGACAACACCACCAACATCACCTTCTACCGCAATGTCTGGGCGCATAATGTCGAGCGCAGCCCGCTGGTAAAAGGTGGCGCGCAGGTCGCGATGATCAACAACATCATCTATAACCCCGGCCACCGCGCAGTGCATTACAACCTGATGGCGCTGGAATGGGCAGGACACGATTATGTGACCGGCGAGATCACGGCGGTGGGCAATGTGATGCGCGGCGGTAATCAGACCGATCCTGGCCTGCCGTTCCTGATGCTGGGCGGCGACGGGGATCTGGCCTATTACGGCCATGACAATCGCGCGGTGGACCGCCATGGCAATGCCCTGCCGATGTTTGGACGCTATGGCGAGACGAAGGCCAAACTGATCACCTCGGAAAAGCCGCTGGCCAAGCTAGACGGCTACACGATCCTGCCCTCGGGCGATGTCGAAACCAGCGTTCTGAACACGGTGGGCGCGCGGCCATGGGATCGCGACCCTCAGGATATCCGCGTGCTGTTCTTTGTGGCCGAAGGGCGCGGCGACATCATCGATGATGAAAAGCAAGTCGGCGGCTATCCCCATGCCGCTGAAAAACGCTCGCCTTTTGTCGAGGCAGCCTGGGATCTGACCACGATGACGCCCAAGAACGGCATCTATCCGGGCCAGAAAGTCGGCCCCCAGGAAAAGCTGAGCGATCGCGACAAGGCGATGCGGCTGGGCGGCGTCTGA
- a CDS encoding sugar kinase has product MTKARSGPVVCFGEVMLRFATPAGRVIADAQSLDLTIGGAEANVGVALVAMGHQARFVSKVPANALGDKARAALAGAGVDVAHFVRGDGRMGLYFLEVGGSLRPSAITYDRAGSAFATARPEEFDFAAALDGASLFHISGITAALGPGGVDLARAGIKAARAAGVPVSFDCNFRERLWAAWDSNPREILLELLAEATIMFGNHRDMTLLLQKPFSGDGAERRREAVEAAFATFPNLQVMASTARHPITQTHHRLSARVDLREDRHQTPEIEITDIIDRVGSGDAFAAGVLTGWLEGGDAKKMAQLGLAMNALKHSLHGDWLRLPRAEIEGFTGNSGDVRR; this is encoded by the coding sequence ATGACCAAGGCTCGTTCTGGCCCCGTGGTCTGTTTCGGCGAGGTGATGCTGCGTTTCGCCACGCCTGCGGGCCGGGTGATTGCCGATGCGCAGTCGCTCGACCTGACCATCGGCGGGGCGGAGGCTAATGTCGGCGTTGCGCTGGTGGCGATGGGGCATCAGGCGCGGTTTGTCTCCAAGGTTCCGGCCAATGCGCTGGGCGACAAGGCGCGGGCGGCGCTGGCCGGGGCGGGGGTTGATGTTGCGCATTTCGTGCGCGGAGATGGGCGCATGGGCCTGTATTTCCTAGAGGTTGGCGGATCTTTGCGCCCCAGCGCGATCACCTATGACCGCGCCGGTTCGGCCTTTGCCACCGCGCGGCCGGAGGAGTTCGACTTTGCCGCGGCGCTGGATGGTGCCTCGCTGTTCCACATCTCGGGCATCACCGCCGCGCTGGGGCCGGGGGGCGTTGACCTCGCCCGCGCCGGGATCAAGGCGGCCCGCGCCGCTGGTGTTCCGGTCAGTTTCGACTGTAATTTCCGCGAGCGTCTCTGGGCCGCCTGGGACAGCAATCCGCGCGAGATCCTGCTCGAATTGCTGGCCGAGGCGACAATCATGTTCGGCAACCACCGCGACATGACGCTGCTCTTGCAAAAGCCCTTTTCCGGCGACGGCGCGGAACGGCGGCGCGAGGCAGTCGAGGCCGCCTTTGCCACCTTCCCCAACCTTCAGGTCATGGCCAGCACTGCCCGCCATCCGATCACGCAGACTCACCACCGCCTCTCGGCCCGCGTGGACCTGCGCGAGGATCGGCACCAGACACCGGAGATCGAGATCACCGACATCATCGACCGGGTGGGCAGCGGCGATGCCTTTGCGGCGGGCGTGCTGACAGGCTGGCTGGAGGGCGGCGACGCCAAAAAGATGGCGCAGCTCGGCCTTGCGATGAATGCGCTCAAACATTCCCTCCACGGCGACTGGCTACGCCTGCCGCGCGCGGAAATCGAAGGATTTACAGGCAATTCGGGCGATGTGCGGCGTTAA
- a CDS encoding carboxylesterase/lipase family protein: MCGVKATRRGVITGAAAIVAAPAWARARDPQAAGYLGLREGAVQAFKGIRYARAARFAPPQIEPLSVQKTMATGFAPICPQRAMGDQPQSEDCLFLNIWTPEANPKAARAVMVYFHGGAYTTGSVTDPLTHGQHLASQGDVVVVTVNHRLNALGYLWLQPLGAQFADSGNLGQLDLICALQWIRQNIHHFGGDSSRVFTFGQSGGGAKIATLMAMPAARGLFHGAATMSGQQVVASGPAHAWERTRAFFDRLKIAQGDVEALRHLPVERFVEGLGATDPIMGGSAYFGPVLDMTNLPRHPFWPDAAPQSLGIPMILGNVIEETRAFLDPRGPKLRGLNWDNIAGRMAAEVKIDIDPAYVIAQYRAHHPEWSAQQVYYAATTAGRSWPGQVIEADARAAAGAEKTWVYCLTRRSPLDPLRGAAHTDDIPYVFGTLDAPGSFSGTDMGARATRDALQGAFVKMAKTGEGSWAPYRLSERATMLMSENPRVENDPRGWERAMWATAPYVQPGS; this comes from the coding sequence ATGTGCGGCGTTAAGGCCACCCGCCGGGGCGTGATCACCGGCGCGGCGGCCATTGTCGCCGCGCCGGCATGGGCGCGCGCCCGCGATCCGCAAGCCGCTGGTTATTTGGGACTGCGCGAAGGCGCGGTGCAGGCTTTCAAGGGCATCCGCTATGCCCGCGCCGCCCGGTTTGCGCCTCCGCAGATTGAGCCTCTGTCGGTTCAAAAGACCATGGCCACAGGTTTCGCGCCCATTTGCCCCCAACGCGCAATGGGCGATCAGCCGCAGTCGGAGGATTGCCTCTTCCTCAACATCTGGACGCCGGAGGCCAACCCCAAGGCGGCCCGCGCGGTCATGGTCTATTTCCACGGCGGCGCCTATACCACCGGCAGCGTGACCGACCCGCTGACCCATGGCCAGCATCTGGCGAGCCAAGGCGATGTGGTGGTGGTGACGGTCAACCATCGCCTCAATGCGTTGGGTTATTTGTGGTTGCAACCTTTGGGGGCGCAATTTGCCGACAGCGGCAATCTCGGGCAACTCGACCTGATCTGCGCCTTGCAATGGATCAGGCAGAATATTCATCACTTTGGCGGCGATTCCTCGCGTGTTTTCACCTTTGGCCAATCAGGCGGCGGGGCCAAGATCGCTACGCTGATGGCCATGCCCGCCGCGCGCGGCCTGTTCCATGGCGCGGCCACGATGAGCGGACAGCAGGTGGTCGCCAGCGGCCCCGCCCATGCATGGGAGCGCACGCGGGCCTTTTTCGACCGGCTCAAAATCGCGCAGGGCGATGTCGAAGCCTTGCGCCATCTGCCCGTCGAACGCTTTGTCGAAGGGCTGGGCGCGACCGATCCCATCATGGGCGGTTCGGCCTATTTCGGTCCGGTGCTCGACATGACCAATCTGCCGCGCCATCCGTTCTGGCCCGATGCCGCGCCGCAATCCTTGGGCATACCGATGATCCTTGGCAATGTGATCGAGGAAACGCGGGCCTTTCTCGATCCGCGCGGGCCCAAATTGCGCGGATTGAATTGGGACAATATCGCCGGGCGGATGGCGGCGGAGGTTAAGATCGACATCGATCCGGCCTATGTGATCGCGCAGTATCGCGCCCATCATCCTGAATGGAGCGCACAGCAGGTCTATTACGCGGCGACCACGGCGGGGCGCAGCTGGCCCGGGCAGGTGATCGAGGCCGATGCGCGCGCTGCGGCGGGGGCGGAAAAGACCTGGGTCTATTGTCTGACCCGCCGATCACCGCTCGATCCTTTGCGCGGGGCGGCGCATACGGATGACATACCTTATGTTTTCGGCACTTTGGACGCGCCGGGCAGTTTCAGCGGCACGGACATGGGCGCACGGGCCACGCGCGATGCCTTGCAAGGCGCCTTTGTCAAAATGGCCAAAACAGGTGAGGGGAGTTGGGCACCCTACCGTCTGTCCGAGCGCGCCACCATGCTGATGAGCGAAAATCCGCGCGTCGAAAATGACCCGCGCGGGTGGGAGAGGGCCATGTGGGCCACCGCTCCCTATGTACAGCCGGGTAGTTAA
- the uxaC gene encoding glucuronate isomerase yields the protein MPRPLELHPDRLFPAEPGVRAVARALYAGVAGLPIVSPHGHTDPSWFACNETFGNATELLLRPDHYLFRMLYSQGVALEDLGIGPAKATYDPRKAWRILAENWHLYRGTPSRMWSDWVFSEVFGMTEMLSAETADLYFDTITEQLATDAFRPRALFDRYNIEVIATTESPLDDLTHHGAIMAENKAGGWQGRVVTAYRPDPVVDPEFEGFRDNLKRFSAITGEDCLTWQGYLAAHRRRRAFFAAHGATSTDHGHPTAQTANLSSAEAEALFDRVAKGAFTPADAELFRAQMLTEMAGMSLEDGLVMQIHPGSFRNHNAALFAGFGRDKGADIPMRTDYVNALKPLLDKYGNEAGLSIILFTLDESTYARELAPLAGHYPCLKLGPAWWFHDSPEGMRRFRHATTETAGFYNTVGFNDDTRAFLSIPARHDVARRIDCGFLAQMVVEHRMADWEAAELAQDLTYNLVKKAYRL from the coding sequence ATGCCCCGCCCCCTTGAATTGCATCCTGACCGATTGTTTCCTGCTGAGCCTGGCGTTCGCGCGGTGGCGCGGGCGTTGTATGCGGGCGTTGCGGGCCTGCCGATTGTGTCGCCCCATGGGCATACGGACCCGAGCTGGTTTGCCTGCAACGAGACTTTCGGCAATGCGACCGAGCTGCTGCTGCGCCCGGACCATTATCTGTTCCGGATGCTTTATTCGCAGGGGGTGGCGCTCGAGGATCTGGGGATCGGCCCGGCCAAGGCGACGTATGACCCGCGCAAGGCATGGCGGATTCTGGCGGAAAACTGGCATTTGTATCGCGGCACGCCCTCGCGCATGTGGTCGGATTGGGTGTTTTCCGAGGTCTTCGGCATGACCGAAATGCTGAGCGCCGAGACGGCCGATCTCTATTTCGACACGATTACCGAGCAGCTTGCGACCGACGCCTTCCGCCCGCGCGCGCTGTTCGACCGCTATAATATCGAGGTCATCGCGACGACCGAAAGCCCTCTCGATGATCTGACGCATCATGGCGCGATTATGGCCGAGAATAAGGCCGGTGGCTGGCAGGGCAGGGTGGTGACCGCCTATCGCCCCGATCCGGTGGTCGATCCCGAGTTCGAAGGCTTCCGCGATAATCTCAAGCGTTTCAGCGCAATAACCGGCGAGGATTGCCTGACATGGCAGGGCTATCTGGCCGCCCATCGCCGGCGCCGCGCCTTTTTTGCGGCCCATGGCGCGACCAGCACCGACCACGGCCACCCCACCGCCCAGACCGCCAACCTGTCCTCGGCTGAGGCCGAGGCCCTGTTCGACCGCGTGGCCAAGGGCGCGTTTACCCCGGCCGATGCCGAACTGTTCCGCGCCCAGATGCTGACCGAAATGGCGGGCATGAGCCTTGAGGACGGGCTGGTGATGCAGATCCATCCCGGATCGTTCCGCAATCACAATGCCGCGCTGTTTGCCGGATTTGGCCGCGACAAGGGCGCCGACATTCCGATGCGCACCGATTATGTCAACGCTTTGAAGCCGTTGCTGGACAAATATGGCAATGAGGCGGGCCTGTCCATCATCCTGTTTACATTGGATGAATCGACCTATGCCCGCGAACTGGCGCCGCTGGCCGGGCATTATCCCTGCCTCAAACTCGGCCCGGCATGGTGGTTCCACGACAGTCCCGAAGGCATGCGCCGCTTCCGCCACGCCACCACCGAAACGGCCGGTTTCTACAACACCGTCGGTTTCAACGACGACACGCGGGCCTTCCTCTCGATCCCCGCGCGCCATGATGTGGCTCGGCGTATTGATTGCGGTTTCCTGGCGCAAATGGTGGTCGAACACCGGATGGCCGATTGGGAAGCCGCCGAATTGGCACAGGACCTGACCTATAATCTGGTGAAAAAGGCCTATCGACTGTGA
- a CDS encoding family 43 glycosylhydrolase — translation MSFQIDRRAALMAGGLTAMAAGMGAKANAAPAPGFDNQAAPDLGNGTFLNPILSGDRADPAILRDGADYYMTFSSFDAYPGLTIWHSRDLVNWQPRKPALLRNIGAVWAVSLAKHNGRYFLYIPVKAEQNDTFVIWADHIDGPWSDPVPLGLPRHIDPCHAVGEDGSRWLFLSGGDRVRLSEDGLSLAGTPEHVYDPWRYPDTWDVEGFSPEGPKILRHGDYFHMLTAVGGTAGPPTGHMVIAARSRSIHGPWEHHPGNPLVRTVSDKEAWWCRGHASLVDAPDGSWWAVYHGYRAGFWTLGRQCLLDSVVWGGDGWPRMTGGDLSRPLPKPRGGQALPHGMALSDDFSAALALGSKWTFFRPARDEAARVRVADGVLHLAAKGIAPVDGSPLLLTVGDTSYRFECDIEIDPGATAGLVLFYDDRLYAGLGFDKDRFVTHQYGMERGRPTHTYGQALRMRITNRRHIIAIHTSSDGGQTWHRFDRGMEVSGYHHNVRGGFLALKPGLYAAGKGEARFRNFRFTALKD, via the coding sequence ATGAGTTTCCAAATCGACCGCCGCGCCGCGCTTATGGCGGGCGGGCTGACTGCGATGGCCGCAGGCATGGGCGCCAAGGCCAATGCCGCCCCTGCACCGGGCTTCGACAATCAGGCCGCGCCTGATCTTGGCAATGGCACGTTCCTCAACCCGATCCTGTCGGGCGACCGGGCCGATCCGGCGATCCTGCGTGACGGCGCGGATTATTACATGACCTTTTCCAGCTTTGACGCCTATCCGGGCCTGACGATCTGGCACTCGCGCGATCTGGTGAACTGGCAACCGCGCAAGCCTGCGCTGCTGCGCAACATTGGCGCGGTCTGGGCGGTCAGTTTGGCCAAACATAATGGCCGCTATTTCCTCTATATCCCGGTCAAGGCCGAGCAGAACGACACTTTCGTTATCTGGGCCGACCATATTGACGGGCCGTGGAGCGATCCTGTCCCGCTCGGCCTGCCGCGCCATATCGACCCTTGTCATGCCGTGGGCGAGGACGGTTCGCGCTGGTTATTCCTGTCGGGGGGCGACCGGGTGCGCCTGTCCGAGGATGGCCTCTCGCTGGCCGGAACGCCAGAGCATGTCTATGACCCATGGCGCTATCCCGACACATGGGATGTCGAAGGCTTCAGCCCAGAAGGGCCCAAGATCCTGCGCCATGGCGATTATTTCCACATGTTGACTGCCGTGGGCGGCACGGCTGGCCCGCCCACCGGCCATATGGTGATCGCCGCGCGCTCGCGATCCATCCATGGCCCATGGGAGCATCATCCGGGCAATCCCCTGGTGCGCACCGTGTCGGATAAAGAGGCGTGGTGGTGCCGGGGCCATGCCTCGCTGGTGGATGCGCCGGACGGGTCATGGTGGGCGGTCTATCATGGCTATCGCGCCGGGTTCTGGACGCTGGGGCGGCAATGCCTGCTCGATTCCGTCGTGTGGGGCGGTGATGGCTGGCCGCGCATGACGGGCGGCGATCTCTCGCGCCCCTTGCCCAAACCGCGCGGCGGGCAGGCGCTGCCCCATGGCATGGCGCTGTCGGATGATTTTTCCGCGGCGCTGGCCTTGGGCAGCAAATGGACCTTTTTCCGGCCCGCCCGCGATGAGGCGGCGCGGGTGCGCGTAGCCGATGGCGTGCTGCATCTGGCCGCCAAGGGCATTGCGCCGGTCGATGGCTCGCCGCTGCTGCTGACGGTGGGCGACACGTCCTATCGCTTTGAATGCGATATAGAAATCGATCCCGGCGCTACGGCTGGCCTCGTGCTGTTCTATGATGACCGGCTCTATGCGGGCCTTGGTTTCGACAAGGACCGCTTCGTCACGCACCAATATGGCATGGAGCGCGGACGGCCCACGCACACCTATGGCCAAGCCTTGCGAATGCGCATCACCAACCGCCGCCACATCATCGCCATCCATACCAGCAGCGACGGCGGCCAGACCTGGCACCGCTTTGATCGCGGCATGGAAGTGTCGGGCTATCACCACAATGTGCGCGGCGGCTTTCTGGCGCTCAAGCCCGGCCTTTATGCGGCGGGCAAGGGCGAGGCGCGTTTCCGCAATTTCCGTTTCACCGCCCTAAAGGATTGA